A part of Mesorhizobium japonicum MAFF 303099 genomic DNA contains:
- a CDS encoding ABC transporter permease — MQKKSRIDLPTLFASLWLCLMLLIAAAAPLIAPHDITAMDLRHRLAPPFGFGGAAVHLFGSDDLGRDVASRLYYSIRTSLLIAFGATVISVLVGTAIGFLAAYFRGLIEHFLLLLIDVQASLPFLIVALAMLAFFGNSLPLVVGLMGLYGWERNARLARGLALAAGAQGYAGATRQLGAHPLRIYLRHILPNSAATLLVAATVTFPEIILVESGLSFLGLGVQPPMTSLGVMVGTGREYITRAPWMLLSPSIVIVLTAVAVSVLGDFLRDKLDPTLK; from the coding sequence ATGCAGAAGAAGTCACGGATTGACCTGCCGACGCTCTTTGCGTCGCTCTGGCTTTGCCTGATGCTGCTGATCGCGGCGGCCGCGCCGCTGATCGCTCCGCATGACATCACCGCGATGGATTTGCGTCATCGCCTGGCGCCGCCCTTCGGCTTCGGCGGCGCGGCCGTCCACCTGTTCGGCTCCGACGATCTTGGCCGCGATGTCGCCTCGCGTCTTTATTACTCGATCCGCACCAGCCTGCTCATCGCCTTTGGCGCAACCGTTATCAGCGTCCTCGTCGGAACCGCGATCGGCTTTCTTGCCGCCTATTTCCGGGGCCTCATCGAGCATTTCCTGTTGCTGCTCATCGACGTCCAGGCGTCGCTGCCTTTCCTGATCGTCGCGCTGGCGATGCTGGCGTTCTTCGGCAACTCGCTGCCGCTGGTCGTCGGCTTGATGGGCCTTTATGGATGGGAGCGCAACGCGCGGCTCGCGCGTGGTCTCGCACTTGCAGCCGGCGCGCAAGGATATGCGGGCGCGACCCGTCAGCTCGGCGCTCATCCCTTGCGCATCTATCTCCGTCACATCCTTCCCAACAGCGCGGCAACGCTTCTTGTTGCGGCAACGGTCACGTTTCCGGAGATCATTCTGGTCGAAAGCGGCCTGTCCTTCCTCGGGCTCGGCGTCCAGCCACCTATGACCAGCCTCGGCGTCATGGTCGGCACTGGCCGCGAATACATTACGCGCGCGCCCTGGATGTTGCTTAGCCCCAGCATCGTCATCGTGCTGACGGCCGTCGCCGTCAGCGTTTTGGGCGATTTCTTGCGCGACAAACTCGATCCCACTCTCAAGTAA
- a CDS encoding alkaline phosphatase family protein yields the protein MRKKLISILVDGVSADTFEKHAHRLPNMRHLAERGLRVRRLKSAVPATSVPGRATMLTGVGPETHGIYGNHIFRGDASVAPLAEDLLVPTIATHARQAGLDVAAIGQALVNPRDTSVYVSPWWLRGFMTGYRFSKMVTPEALAASRAIHDPEDRLAKAGLTEMDAFRDAADGGAPHLISGLALDQFLNRAVVALLGSDRPPDLLLTEIEMPDAFQHYLGYDSPAGIWSVEFADMLIGNLLAVLERTGRREDYVIAVASDHGHGFVDTAIFPEAIIPDMHWMTEGASLYVSLKAAGDLERVTERLLPYGVELWNDHHVPENLRGTVAMFVAPPRHSFEERPSDASGPLVATGSPHLISTHGFRPGSPEDDRMFILSGGGIAPKVIKAADADQFAPTLASVLGLPLEPYAGRSLIAEESPIARSPQSLELHLK from the coding sequence ATGCGGAAAAAACTGATTTCCATCCTTGTTGACGGCGTCAGCGCTGACACTTTCGAAAAGCATGCTCATCGCCTGCCCAACATGCGCCATTTGGCGGAAAGGGGCTTGCGCGTTCGCCGCCTGAAATCAGCCGTTCCGGCCACCTCTGTCCCCGGACGGGCGACGATGTTGACCGGCGTCGGTCCGGAAACTCACGGCATCTATGGCAACCATATCTTCCGCGGCGACGCTTCCGTGGCGCCGCTGGCCGAAGATCTGCTGGTGCCGACGATCGCAACTCATGCCAGGCAGGCTGGCTTGGATGTGGCTGCTATCGGTCAGGCGCTGGTCAATCCCCGCGATACATCGGTCTATGTCTCGCCCTGGTGGCTCCGCGGCTTCATGACGGGCTATCGTTTCAGCAAGATGGTCACGCCGGAAGCGTTGGCGGCATCACGAGCAATCCACGATCCTGAAGATAGGCTAGCCAAGGCCGGGCTGACGGAGATGGACGCGTTTAGGGATGCTGCCGACGGCGGCGCTCCGCATCTGATCTCGGGCCTGGCGCTCGACCAGTTCCTCAACCGCGCGGTCGTTGCCTTGCTTGGCTCCGACCGGCCGCCGGATCTGTTGCTGACGGAGATCGAGATGCCGGATGCGTTCCAGCATTATCTCGGCTACGACAGCCCGGCGGGAATTTGGTCGGTGGAGTTCGCCGACATGCTGATCGGCAACTTGCTCGCCGTCCTAGAGCGCACCGGGCGCCGCGAGGATTACGTTATAGCCGTCGCCAGCGATCACGGTCATGGCTTTGTCGATACGGCAATCTTTCCGGAAGCCATCATACCCGACATGCACTGGATGACGGAAGGCGCAAGCCTCTACGTTTCGCTCAAGGCCGCCGGCGATCTCGAGAGGGTGACCGAGCGGCTTTTGCCATATGGCGTTGAGCTCTGGAACGACCACCACGTGCCGGAAAATCTTCGTGGGACGGTTGCAATGTTTGTCGCTCCACCCCGGCATTCGTTCGAAGAGCGGCCCAGTGATGCATCCGGACCGCTCGTGGCGACCGGTAGTCCGCACCTCATTTCGACCCACGGCTTCCGGCCGGGCAGCCCGGAAGATGATCGCATGTTCATCCTGTCCGGTGGCGGCATTGCACCAAAAGTCATTAAGGCGGCGGATGCCGATCAGTTTGCACCAACGCTGGCGAGCGTGCTCGGCCTGCCGTTGGAGCCTTACGCTGGGCGGTCCCTGATCGCAGAAGAGAGCCCCATAGCGCGGAGCCCGCAATCGCTTGAACTGCACCTCAAGTAA
- the phnM gene encoding phosphonate metabolism protein PhnM produces the protein MWLQISNARIVCEDHLVEAGLAICDGLIDCFEQGGTSKAEAIDFDGDFLLPGLIDLHTDSVEHFMQPRPGVQWPSPLAAVLAHDWQLLGSGITTVLDALALGDYDSGGTRTAMLNDAIDGLTQARASGLLKTDHYFHFRCELSDPALLPIVERHVDNPGLRLISMMDHTPGQRQWHNLTLYREFRRKKNARVWNEEEFALHLAERREHQQQYVPPGRSTIGHLCRERDIRIASHDDTAAADVDESRGDGITISEFPTTVEAASRARELGMKIVMGSPNIILGGSHSGNVSALELADRGLLDVLTSDYVPGSLLHAAFALAAKGFDLPEAVAMVTKTPADLLGFSDRGRIAPGLRADLIRVRLVEGVPVIRNIWVAGRQYL, from the coding sequence ATGTGGTTACAAATCTCCAACGCGCGCATTGTGTGCGAAGATCATTTAGTAGAGGCGGGCCTCGCAATCTGCGATGGCCTTATCGACTGTTTTGAACAAGGTGGGACTTCGAAAGCGGAAGCTATCGATTTTGATGGCGACTTCCTGCTGCCTGGTCTGATCGACCTGCATACCGACAGTGTCGAACACTTCATGCAACCGCGGCCGGGCGTGCAGTGGCCGTCGCCCCTTGCTGCCGTGCTTGCACACGATTGGCAGCTGCTCGGCAGCGGCATCACGACGGTGCTCGATGCGCTCGCACTTGGCGATTACGATAGCGGGGGCACCCGCACCGCCATGCTAAATGATGCAATCGACGGGCTGACGCAGGCGCGAGCGAGCGGTCTTCTCAAGACCGATCATTACTTCCATTTTCGTTGCGAACTCTCCGATCCGGCCCTGTTGCCGATCGTCGAGCGGCATGTCGATAATCCCGGCCTCAGGCTCATCAGCATGATGGATCACACGCCCGGCCAGCGGCAGTGGCACAATCTGACACTCTATCGCGAGTTCCGCCGCAAGAAGAACGCCCGGGTGTGGAACGAGGAGGAATTCGCGCTCCACCTCGCCGAACGCCGTGAACACCAGCAACAATATGTCCCGCCGGGCCGTTCGACGATCGGACACCTCTGCCGCGAGCGCGATATCCGCATCGCCAGCCACGATGACACGGCAGCCGCGGATGTCGACGAATCCCGCGGCGACGGGATCACGATCAGCGAGTTTCCGACGACTGTCGAGGCCGCGAGCCGCGCGCGAGAACTCGGCATGAAGATCGTCATGGGTTCGCCGAACATCATTCTCGGCGGTTCGCATTCCGGCAATGTCAGTGCCCTGGAGCTCGCAGATCGGGGTCTCCTCGACGTGCTAACCTCGGATTACGTGCCCGGAAGTCTGCTGCATGCCGCATTCGCGCTGGCCGCCAAAGGGTTCGATCTCCCGGAGGCGGTTGCCATGGTGACGAAAACCCCCGCCGACCTGCTTGGTTTTTCCGATCGCGGCCGCATTGCGCCGGGCCTTCGCGCCGACTTGATCCGCGTGCGCCTCGTCGAAGGCGTGCCGGTGATCCGCAACATCTGGGTGGCCGGTCGACAGTATCTGTAA
- the phnG gene encoding phosphonate C-P lyase system protein PhnG encodes MEAEQLAIAERSDWLGILSRSVSSELEALAADLATGVAFEWLRTCDVGLVMVRGRAGGTGNVFNLGEMTVTRASVRLEDGTVGHGYVQGRNKRQAELAAIIDALLQQPDRHDETMAKVVEPLREKAEVRRLEKSRKAAATKVEFFTMVRGEDPA; translated from the coding sequence ATGGAAGCGGAGCAGCTTGCCATCGCAGAGCGCTCCGACTGGCTTGGTATCCTGTCGCGCAGTGTTAGCAGTGAGCTTGAGGCCTTGGCGGCTGACCTGGCGACCGGAGTGGCATTTGAATGGCTGAGGACTTGCGATGTCGGCCTGGTGATGGTCCGGGGGCGTGCTGGTGGTACGGGCAACGTGTTCAATCTCGGCGAGATGACCGTCACCCGCGCCTCGGTCCGGCTTGAAGACGGCACTGTCGGGCACGGTTACGTCCAGGGCCGCAACAAGCGCCAGGCGGAGCTGGCGGCTATCATCGATGCGCTGTTGCAGCAGCCGGACCGCCATGACGAGACCATGGCGAAGGTGGTCGAGCCGCTTCGGGAAAAAGCCGAAGTCCGGCGGCTCGAAAAAAGCCGCAAGGCGGCAGCCACCAAGGTCGAGTTCTTCACCATGGTTCGCGGGGAGGACCCAGCGTGA
- the phnH gene encoding phosphonate C-P lyase system protein PhnH produces the protein MPGFADPVFDAQAVFRASLLATAYPGRVVPVDRALASPRPFSSATAALCLTLMDFETLAWLDRQAASGEAVAWLRFHCGLPVTDDPMKARFAVVTDALTMPRLVEFHPGDVEYPDRSMTLIIQVPSFNEGPATTWTGPGIKTSARVSIGGLPFWYWSDWEMNRELYPRGIDVIFTNGNALVGLPRTIAVEA, from the coding sequence ATGCCTGGCTTTGCCGATCCGGTCTTCGATGCCCAGGCGGTGTTTCGCGCGAGCCTGCTTGCGACCGCCTATCCCGGCCGTGTCGTGCCAGTCGATCGCGCATTGGCGTCGCCGCGGCCTTTTTCATCGGCAACCGCGGCACTGTGCCTGACGCTCATGGATTTCGAGACGCTGGCCTGGCTCGACCGCCAGGCGGCATCCGGCGAGGCGGTTGCCTGGCTCCGCTTTCACTGCGGCCTGCCCGTCACAGACGATCCTATGAAGGCGCGTTTCGCTGTCGTGACCGATGCGCTGACAATGCCGCGCCTCGTCGAATTTCACCCAGGCGACGTGGAATACCCTGATCGCTCGATGACGCTGATCATCCAGGTTCCGTCCTTCAACGAGGGGCCGGCGACCACCTGGACCGGCCCCGGCATCAAGACGAGCGCTCGCGTAAGCATCGGCGGGTTGCCCTTCTGGTACTGGTCGGACTGGGAGATGAATAGAGAACTCTACCCGCGCGGGATCGACGTCATCTTCACGAACGGCAATGCCCTGGTGGGCCTGCCGCGCACAATCGCGGTGGAGGCTTAA
- a CDS encoding carbon-phosphorus lyase complex subunit PhnI: protein MAYVAVKGGEQAILNTLRLISETRRGDPALAELTLAQISEQFGLAVDRVMTEGSVYDRELAALALKQAQGDVTEAIFLLRAYRTTLPRIALSEPVDTSRMTIRRRISATFKDIPGGQVLGPTYDYTHRLLDFALAAEGLQRPQAGLAAEPLEQDVPQVIDLLDSEGLIEEESDEGQGEIFDLTREPMSFPAGRDQRLQNLARGDEGFLLGLAYSTVRGYGGAHPFVGELRLGEVTVEIVPEELGFPIVVAEIAVTECQMINQFRGTVARPPQFTRGYGLTFGHNERKAMAMSLVDRAMRARELAEDVRYPAQDEEFVLAHTDNVETSGMVSHFKLPHYVDFQAELMLVRQLRAEHQVARGAGQKKEAAE from the coding sequence ATGGCTTATGTTGCCGTCAAGGGTGGCGAACAGGCCATCCTCAACACCCTCAGGCTGATCTCGGAAACCCGTCGCGGCGATCCGGCCTTGGCCGAACTGACGCTCGCCCAGATCAGCGAACAGTTCGGCCTGGCCGTCGACCGGGTGATGACAGAGGGATCGGTCTACGACCGGGAACTCGCCGCACTTGCCCTCAAGCAGGCGCAGGGTGATGTGACCGAGGCGATCTTCCTGCTGCGCGCCTACCGCACCACGCTGCCGCGCATCGCGCTGTCAGAACCGGTCGATACGTCGCGCATGACGATCCGCCGGCGCATCTCGGCGACGTTCAAGGATATCCCGGGCGGCCAGGTGCTTGGGCCCACCTACGACTACACGCACCGGCTGCTCGATTTTGCCCTCGCCGCCGAAGGCCTCCAGCGGCCCCAGGCAGGTTTGGCCGCCGAGCCGCTCGAACAAGATGTGCCGCAGGTCATCGACCTGCTCGACAGCGAAGGTCTGATCGAAGAGGAAAGCGACGAAGGTCAGGGCGAAATCTTCGATCTCACCCGCGAGCCGATGAGCTTTCCAGCAGGGCGCGACCAGCGCCTGCAGAACCTGGCGCGCGGCGACGAGGGTTTTCTGCTCGGGCTCGCTTATTCGACAGTCCGTGGTTACGGCGGCGCGCATCCCTTCGTCGGCGAACTGAGATTGGGTGAAGTGACGGTCGAGATCGTCCCCGAGGAGCTCGGTTTTCCGATTGTTGTCGCGGAAATCGCCGTCACCGAATGCCAGATGATCAACCAGTTTCGTGGCACGGTTGCCCGACCGCCGCAGTTCACCCGCGGTTATGGCCTCACCTTCGGCCACAACGAGCGCAAGGCGATGGCCATGTCATTAGTCGACCGGGCGATGCGCGCCCGCGAACTTGCCGAGGACGTACGCTACCCCGCCCAGGATGAGGAATTCGTCCTTGCCCATACGGACAATGTCGAGACGAGCGGCATGGTCTCGCATTTCAAGCTGCCGCATTACGTCGATTTTCAGGCGGAACTGATGCTTGTCCGACAACTGCGGGCCGAGCACCAGGTCGCCCGCGGGGCAGGACAGAAGAAGGAAGCCGCCGAATGA
- a CDS encoding alpha-D-ribose 1-methylphosphonate 5-phosphate C-P-lyase PhnJ, whose amino-acid sequence MSIGTTTNHSDTGYNFAYLDEQTKRMIRRSLLKALSIPGYQVPFGGREMPLAYGWGTGGIQVTAAVIGPNDRLKVIDQGADDTTNAVSIRRFFQTVADVAVTESTEDATIVQTRHRVPEAPLKEGQVLVYQVPQPEPLRKIDPRETETRKMHAYAEYGAMQVTLYEDISRFGRIAKTYDYPAIINGRHLMSPSPIPKFDNPKMENNPAIQLFGAGREKRIYAVPPYTSVRSLDFDDHPFEVQSWKGCCALCGSTVSYLDEVITDDKGSRMFVCSDTDFCNTRQREAAAQPKTAGGQS is encoded by the coding sequence ATGAGCATTGGCACGACGACGAACCACAGCGATACAGGCTACAACTTCGCCTATCTCGATGAGCAGACGAAGCGGATGATCCGCCGCTCGCTATTGAAGGCCCTGTCCATTCCGGGCTACCAGGTGCCCTTCGGCGGTCGCGAAATGCCGCTCGCCTATGGCTGGGGCACCGGTGGCATCCAGGTGACGGCGGCCGTCATCGGACCTAACGATCGTCTGAAGGTGATCGACCAGGGCGCCGACGACACAACCAATGCGGTTTCCATCCGCCGTTTTTTTCAGACAGTGGCCGACGTCGCCGTCACCGAATCCACCGAAGACGCAACCATCGTCCAGACGCGCCACCGCGTCCCGGAGGCGCCACTCAAGGAAGGCCAGGTGCTGGTCTATCAAGTGCCGCAGCCGGAGCCACTAAGGAAGATCGATCCGCGCGAGACTGAGACCCGCAAGATGCATGCCTATGCCGAATATGGTGCCATGCAGGTGACGCTCTATGAGGACATCTCCCGTTTCGGTCGCATAGCCAAAACCTACGACTATCCGGCCATCATCAACGGCAGGCATCTGATGTCGCCTTCGCCGATTCCGAAGTTCGACAATCCGAAGATGGAAAACAATCCGGCCATCCAGCTGTTCGGCGCCGGCCGGGAAAAACGCATCTATGCTGTGCCGCCCTACACGTCCGTCCGCAGCCTCGACTTCGACGACCACCCCTTCGAGGTGCAGAGCTGGAAGGGATGCTGCGCCCTCTGCGGCTCGACGGTGAGTTACCTCGACGAGGTGATTACCGATGACAAGGGTTCGCGCATGTTCGTCTGCTCCGACACCGATTTCTGCAACACCCGTCAGAGAGAGGCCGCGGCGCAACCGAAGACCGCCGGAGGGCAGTCTTGA
- the phnL gene encoding phosphonate C-P lyase system protein PhnL has product MTIRLHAKGLTKTFTLHTQGGIVLPVFDNIDLTVKSGECVCLHGPSGAGKSTLLRSLYANYKPDEGKILVEHMGETVDLLAAEPWEVVEIRRSTIGYVSQFLRVIPRVGALDVVAEPVIAKGMPAKDARALATTLLTRLRIPERLWSLAPATFSGGEQQRVNIARGFIVDYPVLLLDEPTASLDASNRATVVDLINEAKSRGAAIVGIFHDEEVRETVADRLFEVGSQGTTTVEPALAGAGACA; this is encoded by the coding sequence ATGACCATTCGTTTGCACGCCAAGGGTCTGACCAAGACCTTCACGCTCCACACCCAGGGCGGCATCGTCCTGCCCGTCTTCGACAACATCGATCTTACGGTGAAGTCCGGCGAATGCGTCTGCCTGCACGGGCCGTCCGGCGCCGGCAAGTCGACGCTTCTGCGCTCGCTTTATGCCAACTACAAGCCGGATGAGGGCAAGATCCTCGTCGAGCATATGGGCGAGACCGTGGACCTGCTCGCTGCTGAGCCTTGGGAGGTAGTGGAGATCCGCCGCAGCACCATCGGCTATGTCAGCCAGTTCCTGCGGGTCATCCCGCGCGTCGGCGCCCTTGATGTCGTAGCCGAACCGGTGATCGCCAAAGGTATGCCGGCAAAGGACGCCAGGGCGCTCGCCACGACCCTGCTGACCCGCCTGCGAATTCCCGAACGTTTATGGTCGCTGGCGCCGGCCACCTTTTCCGGTGGTGAGCAGCAGCGGGTCAACATCGCCCGGGGCTTCATCGTCGACTATCCGGTCCTGCTGCTCGACGAACCGACAGCCTCGCTCGACGCCTCCAACCGTGCGACCGTTGTCGACCTGATCAACGAGGCGAAATCCCGCGGTGCCGCGATCGTTGGCATCTTCCATGACGAGGAAGTGCGAGAAACCGTTGCCGACAGGCTGTTCGAGGTCGGCAGTCAAGGGACCACCACGGTTGAGCCTGCTCTGGCCGGCGCGGGAGCCTGCGCCTGA
- a CDS encoding DUF1045 domain-containing protein, protein MPEPCSPRYGIYYTPAREHPLTVAAISWLGRDAFQADATRDARPEAGGLITSEPRRYGFHATLKAPFRLREDTSVEELEQALGRFAASRPPCPIGPFKIDLFGDFFALVPASPIPTLRGFAAQTVEEFDRFRAPMDGDDLERRMSRQVDEVETTNLITWGYPYVLGLFRFHMTLTDRVPRDGREAMRARLEGRFEPYLSEDYHIDAMSLFVQEHRSADFVVRSQFALKTGAALKSVV, encoded by the coding sequence ATGCCGGAACCATGCAGTCCTCGCTACGGAATTTACTACACCCCAGCTCGGGAACATCCGCTGACGGTGGCGGCGATTTCATGGCTTGGCCGCGATGCGTTTCAGGCTGATGCTACCCGAGATGCCCGGCCGGAAGCTGGCGGCCTTATCACCTCAGAACCACGCCGATACGGTTTTCACGCCACGCTCAAGGCACCCTTCCGGTTGAGAGAAGACACTTCGGTTGAGGAACTGGAACAGGCGCTCGGCAGGTTTGCTGCCTCGCGGCCTCCTTGTCCGATCGGACCGTTCAAAATCGATCTTTTCGGCGACTTCTTCGCGCTTGTTCCCGCCAGTCCTATCCCAACCTTGCGCGGTTTTGCGGCGCAGACCGTCGAAGAATTCGATCGCTTCCGGGCGCCGATGGACGGAGACGACCTCGAGCGGCGCATGAGCCGCCAAGTCGACGAGGTCGAAACGACCAACCTCATCACCTGGGGCTATCCTTATGTCCTGGGCCTGTTCCGCTTCCACATGACCTTGACCGATCGCGTGCCGCGAGATGGACGCGAGGCGATGCGGGCGCGCCTGGAGGGGAGGTTCGAGCCGTATCTATCCGAAGATTACCACATCGATGCCATGTCACTCTTCGTGCAGGAACACCGCAGTGCCGATTTCGTGGTCCGATCGCAGTTCGCGCTCAAGACCGGCGCGGCCCTCAAGTCGGTGGTCTGA
- the phnN gene encoding phosphonate metabolism protein/1,5-bisphosphokinase (PRPP-forming) PhnN produces MELFGRLVLVVGPSGAGKDTLIDYARERLRADQRVHFVRRIISRPTGPGEDHEPVDTDEFNRRALEGGFSFDWQAHGLSYGIPSEIDDWLDRGDVVVANASRAILPDARRKYPQLLVVNVTAPMGVLALRLVERGRENLESIRQRLIRGEQQSVQGDDVVHINNSGAPEVAGERLLEHVLFNPVHILRF; encoded by the coding sequence ATGGAATTGTTTGGCCGCCTTGTCCTTGTCGTCGGTCCCAGCGGCGCTGGCAAGGACACCCTCATCGACTATGCGCGCGAACGGCTTCGGGCCGATCAGCGTGTTCACTTCGTCCGCCGGATCATCAGCCGCCCGACAGGTCCGGGTGAGGATCACGAACCCGTCGATACGGACGAGTTCAACCGTCGTGCTCTCGAAGGCGGCTTCTCGTTCGACTGGCAGGCGCACGGCCTTTCCTACGGCATTCCGTCGGAGATTGATGACTGGCTGGACCGCGGCGACGTCGTGGTAGCCAATGCCTCCCGAGCCATTTTGCCGGACGCGCGGCGGAAATACCCGCAACTGCTCGTGGTCAATGTCACCGCGCCCATGGGTGTCTTGGCGTTGCGTCTGGTCGAACGGGGACGCGAAAATCTGGAGAGCATCAGGCAGCGTTTGATCCGAGGCGAGCAGCAAAGCGTCCAAGGTGACGATGTGGTGCATATCAACAATTCGGGTGCGCCGGAGGTTGCTGGCGAGCGCCTTCTAGAGCACGTCCTGTTTAATCCGGTTCATATCCTGCGGTTTTGA
- a CDS encoding tetratricopeptide repeat protein, translated as MADFVQSHALALISEAVGASTITVLKAGKGMAPRATIATALADCGSNVEFADGDWQRGGYLAGFQNLVDAALEWTTKECPHLIEKHQQSLKRLFPLLSSAAFTVPKDLTNTSSKEERTRFYHHEYQNKLLVGLAEYLLEYASRSGLRFVLVIDRASEMSPTAVNLVKVLRRLDSERHFRFVLVDHSNSVFIEGACEVNFGCYSIDELVGLFKPDMAPQKRRLIFEAARGNPLLLRALITCNQAGMPVVGYLSSNAAIDLHLASLSPEERSEMLRSYVEADCNPTDLIAQRNYETFDRGYADGLHAEMHRAAIEKYLAGKSPLVTFHALSVRNKFKRLELIAEPSEILKSIGLYDTWFSYFGEMFADPELRVYGTGNDAINAVFINAAFVLYSLGCGCVSVPYLDLFYSKFPSSRYTPTVLYAQSMTYARYQQPVNLPLAEQYALRNLDTIERDFKYHEKYHYIKVFAENAYAYIKARQGQFDEALQLCTEGKATMSETYGDNRFKLHQSILMYNISQVYELVNELSLAEKNLGDVIAVDPYYGEYQNDLGNLLGKVPGREVHASNAYARAIELCPPYYEAHLNRAGLRKRLGDTQGALSDLDRALSIKPEEWRALLEKGNILLSAGNPSAAIEAYLAAAEFVPSHADLQSNLGLAYSELEKPEQSIAHYQKALDIDPRHAPAHNNLAIELFNAKQPDAALEHANQAVDFAGDPDYEATRNHIRMALAS; from the coding sequence ATGGCCGATTTTGTACAGTCGCACGCTTTGGCGTTGATTTCGGAGGCGGTTGGCGCCTCAACAATAACCGTGCTCAAGGCTGGCAAAGGCATGGCTCCTCGAGCCACCATCGCGACAGCTCTTGCAGACTGTGGATCTAATGTCGAGTTTGCCGATGGTGATTGGCAACGTGGCGGCTATCTCGCTGGATTCCAAAACCTGGTTGATGCGGCTTTGGAATGGACGACCAAAGAATGCCCGCACCTGATCGAGAAGCACCAGCAATCGCTTAAGCGCCTGTTTCCGCTTCTCTCCAGCGCCGCCTTTACCGTTCCAAAAGACCTCACCAACACATCGAGCAAGGAAGAGCGAACACGGTTCTACCATCACGAATATCAGAACAAGCTGCTCGTGGGGCTCGCCGAATATCTGCTCGAATATGCTAGCCGAAGCGGTCTCCGCTTTGTGCTGGTCATCGATCGAGCTTCAGAGATGTCACCTACGGCCGTCAACCTAGTGAAAGTGTTGCGGCGGCTCGACAGCGAACGCCATTTCCGCTTTGTTCTCGTGGACCATTCTAATTCCGTGTTCATTGAAGGGGCCTGTGAAGTCAACTTCGGCTGTTATTCGATAGATGAACTGGTCGGTCTCTTTAAACCTGACATGGCACCACAGAAGCGGCGGTTGATTTTTGAGGCGGCTCGCGGGAATCCGCTACTCCTTCGCGCTCTGATCACCTGCAATCAGGCCGGCATGCCCGTTGTTGGATACTTGAGCTCCAATGCTGCTATCGACTTGCACCTGGCGAGCCTGAGCCCTGAGGAACGCAGCGAGATGCTGCGCTCTTATGTGGAAGCAGACTGCAACCCGACCGATCTCATCGCCCAACGCAACTATGAGACATTCGATCGGGGGTATGCTGACGGTCTGCATGCAGAAATGCATCGGGCCGCAATTGAAAAATATCTCGCTGGAAAGTCACCCTTGGTGACATTCCACGCCTTATCTGTTCGCAACAAATTCAAGCGGCTCGAGCTTATTGCGGAGCCAAGCGAAATTCTAAAGAGCATTGGGCTTTATGACACTTGGTTCAGCTATTTCGGCGAAATGTTTGCGGATCCCGAGTTGCGCGTTTACGGAACAGGAAACGATGCGATCAACGCGGTTTTCATCAACGCAGCCTTTGTTCTTTACAGCTTGGGCTGCGGCTGCGTCTCGGTTCCCTATCTCGATCTTTTCTACTCGAAATTCCCATCAAGCCGCTACACGCCCACGGTGCTTTACGCCCAGTCAATGACCTATGCCAGATATCAACAGCCAGTGAACCTTCCATTGGCGGAACAATACGCGCTGCGAAACCTCGACACAATTGAGCGCGATTTCAAATATCACGAAAAATACCATTACATAAAGGTTTTTGCGGAAAACGCCTATGCCTATATCAAGGCAAGGCAGGGTCAATTTGATGAAGCTCTCCAGCTTTGCACGGAAGGTAAGGCGACAATGTCAGAGACATATGGCGACAATCGCTTCAAACTACATCAGTCAATCTTGATGTATAATATCAGTCAGGTATACGAGCTTGTAAACGAACTTTCTCTGGCGGAGAAAAATCTTGGCGATGTCATCGCGGTTGATCCTTATTACGGCGAATACCAGAACGATCTTGGCAATCTCCTCGGCAAAGTCCCGGGCCGTGAAGTTCACGCGTCAAATGCATATGCGCGCGCGATCGAGCTCTGCCCGCCTTACTACGAGGCGCATTTGAACCGGGCAGGTCTCCGTAAACGTCTCGGTGATACACAAGGCGCGCTTTCCGATCTTGATCGCGCTCTGTCGATCAAGCCCGAAGAATGGCGAGCTCTGCTGGAGAAAGGCAATATCCTTCTCTCAGCCGGAAACCCTTCTGCTGCAATTGAAGCTTACCTTGCTGCCGCTGAGTTCGTTCCCTCACATGCGGACCTGCAGAGCAACTTGGGTCTTGCCTATTCCGAGTTGGAGAAGCCTGAGCAGAGCATCGCTCATTATCAGAAGGCCCTCGATATCGATCCCCGTCATGCGCCGGCCCACAACAACCTTGCAATTGAGCTGTTCAACGCCAAGCAGCCTGATGCGGCGTTGGAGCATGCCAATCAAGCCGTCGATTTTGCCGGCGATCCCGACTACGAGGCCACGCGCAACCATATCCGCATGGCATTGGCGAGTTAG